The nucleotide sequence TCCGCGAGGTTATAAAGTTTTACCAATTCATCATCAGAAACATACCCAAGCAGCAAAACGTCTTTTTGCAGACCCATTTTTTTTATTAAATCCTCTCTGTCTTTTCTGGTAGATCTATCCATACCACCAAAAACCAATAACTTATGTTTTATCCCTCTCTTTTTGAGTTTATAAAATGCATTGATTAAATTTGGATGAATGCTATTATCATGCAAAATAAAAGGATAATTGATATAATCTATTTTTGTATCATTTAAAATTTTAAATCTCTCATCAGGTGCCAAATATATCACCCTAATTTTATCTTCTGGAACCTTTAGATATTCTATTGCATCACGTTTGGTATTCTCAGAGACCGCAATTATCCTATCTATTTTATTTACAATCATTTTTAGGGTTAGTCTCCAGATTCTATGATATATTTTCGTTGCTGCTGGACTTAATAGACATAAATCATGGATTGTTAAAACTTTTTTGTGTTTATTATTAAAAAATAAAATACCTATGTTATTAGATGGATTTGGCGCAGTGACGTGAACTAAATCAATACCTTCCCTTTTTAAGTGTAAGGGCAATTTAGTCATGTTTGTATGAGCCTTGCGTGGAGGGATGGGCAACAGCGGAAGTATTACTTCATTTGTTTTAAGATACAGTGGGTCTGGATTGTTCATATAATGGATCGCATAAATGTCAATATCATAATCATTATTTATCTTCAAAAGACCTTTGACAAGGCTTCTCGTATAGTTGCCTATACCCGTTCTTCGCTTATCCATGTACTCGGTTGTGATTCCTACTTTCATAAATACATCAAACAAAATATTTATATGCAAGGTATTTATAGGTATAGTGTTATTGAGGGTAGTAGATATGAAAAAAACATTGGTCACCGGCATAACAGGACAGGACGGCTCTTACTTGGCTGAGCTATTACTGAGCAAAGGATACGAAGTCCACGGTATTATCAGAAGGTCGTCCACCTTTAATACAAGTAGAATAGACCATATCTATGTTGATCCGCACGATCCGAACGCAAGATTATTCCTGCATTACGGCGACCTTTCGGATTCTGAGCAGATTTCAAATATAATTTACAACATAGAACCTGACGAAGTATATCATCTGGGCGCGCAGAGTCATGTGCGGGTAAGTTTTGATAGTCCCGAATATACCGGGAATGTCACTGCACTGGGCACAACCAGAATATTAGAGGCAATAAGAAGAAGTAAAAATAGCATAAAATTCTATCAGGCATCGAGCAGCAATTTATGAATACAATTAATAAAATAGAGATCGGATGTGGCAAAACCAAACATCATGGGTATATTGGAATAGATAGAATTAAAGTAGAAGGCGTAGACATTATTGCTGATATGAATAATCTTCCTTTTAAATCCGAATCGATTGACGAAGTATTGGCAGTTCAGGTTTTAGAGCATTCGCCCGACCTATTGAAAACAATGTCCGAAATTTATAGAGTATTAAAGGTTGGAGGTAAACTGATAGGTGAAGTATGTCACGGGCGAAGTGTAGCGTTTTATTCTGATTTTACTCACCATCAACCATTTAATATTCATACAATGACTTATTTCACTGAAAAAAAAGAGTTTAGCTATTACTCATCAGTAAGATTTAACATTATACGTAATAGATTTATAATAACATCTCCATTTAAATTTATTTTACTTGATGCATGTGCAAAGTTCTTAGAGTGGTTTTGTAATAAGCTGGGGGGATATGCAGAATATTGTTTAGGGATGATACCTTTTGATATAGATATCTCATTTGAAATGCAAAAGGTGAGTAATAAATGAATATAGTTTTTGTTGCTAAGCGCATGTACCCCCCACATATTGGGGGGATCGAACTCTATGTATTTGAGCTAGCAGAAGCACTTAGACAAGAGGGCTTTGCTTGTTCAGTAATTTCCGAAGCTGAAAAATCTGCGATGGATAGAAAAATTATTAATGCCGATGTAGTTCATTTTTGTGGGTTAGATGGACAGTTTTCAGTATATTACTTAAAAATATCCAAGAAATATAATAAAGCTACGGTTATAACCCCATTCTATCACCCGATTGGGCTAACTGTTCGTTCCAGTTCTGCAAGAGTAAAACCCCTATTGTATTTAAGGCTTTGGTTAAATAAAAAGAAAATATCTACATATCTTATAAAAAATTGTGACAAAATAATAGCTGCATCCTCTTTTGACCAGAAACAACTTTACAAAGATTTTAATGTAAAAAGTGTGGTCATACCTTATGGTATAAATTTATCCAAAATACATATAAAAAAAGTAGTTGATAAAACTAAATTAGATAAAAATATAAACTTATCATTTGTTGGTGAAATTAGCAGCAAAGGAAATGGCTTATCATGTATTGTAAAAGCATTAAATATACTAAAATCTAGGGGGTGTTATTGCAAGTTGGTTGCAGCTGGGAGAGATGTTGGTGAAACTAACAAAATAATGAAACTTGCAGAAAAACTAAATGTTGGAGATCAAATACAGATTCTTGGTATGGTTCCAAATGAGAGAGCTTTAGAAATAATGGCTAATTCAGATATTTTCATAATGCCAAGTTATTATGAAACTTTTAGTAAAGTTGTTATTGAAGCTATGGCAGTTGGTGTTCCTGTAATAGCTTCGGATGTTGGAGCACATAAGGAACTCATAAGAAATCCAAAGCTCAGAGTTGCTTATGGAGATGCAGGCGGGCTGGCTGATGCAATTGACAATCTGGTTTCAGATAATGAACTATACAACGAGACCATAGTATATGAAAAGGAGTTTGTAAAGCA is from Candidatus Syntrophoarchaeum caldarius and encodes:
- a CDS encoding glycosyl transferase family 1, translated to MHINILFDVFMKVGITTEYMDKRRTGIGNYTRSLVKGLLKINNDYDIDIYAIHYMNNPDPLYLKTNEVILPLLPIPPRKAHTNMTKLPLHLKREGIDLVHVTAPNPSNNIGILFFNNKHKKVLTIHDLCLLSPAATKIYHRIWRLTLKMIVNKIDRIIAVSENTKRDAIEYLKVPEDKIRVIYLAPDERFKILNDTKIDYINYPFILHDNSIHPNLINAFYKLKKRGIKHKLLVFGGMDRSTRKDREDLIKKMGLQKDVLLLGYVSDDELVKLYNLADLFVFPSGRCEGFGLPPLEAMACGCPVITGNIGTMLEVVGDAGIMVDPYNIDGWVKAMYEVLTNEGLRQDLIKSGLKRAKMFSWEKTAKETIKVYEEAYNGYG
- a CDS encoding hexosyltransferase codes for the protein MNIVFVAKRMYPPHIGGIELYVFELAEALRQEGFACSVISEAEKSAMDRKIINADVVHFCGLDGQFSVYYLKISKKYNKATVITPFYHPIGLTVRSSSARVKPLLYLRLWLNKKKISTYLIKNCDKIIAASSFDQKQLYKDFNVKSVVIPYGINLSKIHIKKVVDKTKLDKNINLSFVGEISSKGNGLSCIVKALNILKSRGCYCKLVAAGRDVGETNKIMKLAEKLNVGDQIQILGMVPNERALEIMANSDIFIMPSYYETFSKVVIEAMAVGVPVIASDVGAHKELIRNPKLRVAYGDAGGLADAIDNLVSDNELYNETIVYEKEFVKQFDWRGVSKRIIELYKRLC